From the genome of Winogradskyella forsetii, one region includes:
- a CDS encoding thiol-disulfide oxidoreductase DCC family protein translates to MTEIPNNKQLILFDGVCNLCNASVLFVIKRDKKDKFLFAPLQSDIGKDIIKKFIIDTEKTDSILLYNPEKGKLSHKSTAALLVASHLGFPTNFLSIFLIVPTFIRNWVYNYIAKNRYKWYGKKESCMIPTPELKAKFMD, encoded by the coding sequence ATGACAGAAATTCCAAATAACAAACAATTAATTCTTTTTGATGGAGTCTGCAATCTATGCAACGCTAGTGTTTTGTTTGTGATCAAACGAGATAAAAAAGACAAATTCTTGTTTGCCCCTTTACAAAGTGATATTGGAAAAGACATCATTAAAAAATTTATTATTGATACTGAGAAAACAGATTCGATATTACTCTATAATCCTGAAAAGGGTAAATTATCCCATAAATCCACTGCGGCATTACTAGTAGCAAGTCATCTTGGGTTTCCGACCAATTTTTTGTCTATTTTTTTAATTGTACCCACTTTTATCAGAAATTGGGTTTATAATTATATTGCGAAGAACCGCTATAAATGGTATGGTAAAAAAGAATCGTGTATGATCCCGACTCCGGAATTAAAAGCCAAGTTTATGGACTAG
- a CDS encoding endonuclease MutS2 has translation MINIHEKTLKDLEFFTVLDQISAHTLTALGKEAVLAVLPFKEEEQLMRELDYVNEYLSSFENDNRIPNHGFETITKELKLLKIENTYLEVSSFQKIVGMSLTVNSILKFLKKFEDYYPKLLQSSQHIEINTSIVEQVDAVVDRFGDIKDDASPLLSTLRKSINQLKGKINSSFSSALNTYHNLDYLDDIRESVVENKRVLAVKAMYRRKVKGAIMGGSKTGSIVYIEPETTLQHTRELNNLEYEEKEEVIKILKELTNYIRMFLPLLHDYQEFLTNIDLISAKAKYAKSMNAILPEFSKERSMHLRDAYHPLLYLTNKENGEQTFPQTIGLKKESRIIVISGPNAGGKSITLKTVGLLQVMLQSGMLIPVHERSYVCLFDRILSDIGDNQSIENHLSTYSYRLKQMNYFLRKVNKKTLFLIDEFGTGSDPELGGALAETFLEVFYEREAFGIITTHYSNLKLLANELPHIENANMLFNEKTLEPMYKLVVGQAGSSFTFEVAQKNGIPYSLINKSKKKIERGKVRFDATIAKLQKERSKLERTERSLKENEKKKLSEADKLEEVNAKVQKKLESFQELYDSNQRLIYLGQKVNDISEKYFEDKKKRELMAELFRLVQIENSKRKKVSAKQKRAEKHKERQVKQEAEKKVEVIRKKKKEEKRKKKEKPEPPKAILKVGDRVRLHDGRAVGSIDSIEKKKANVNYGMFTTNVSLDQLELVEAAKK, from the coding sequence ATGATAAACATTCATGAAAAAACCTTAAAAGATCTCGAATTTTTTACGGTTTTAGACCAAATTAGCGCACATACACTTACAGCTTTAGGAAAAGAAGCCGTATTGGCTGTTCTTCCATTTAAAGAGGAAGAACAATTAATGCGCGAACTTGACTATGTCAATGAATACTTATCATCCTTTGAAAACGACAACAGAATCCCGAACCATGGATTTGAAACCATTACCAAAGAATTGAAATTATTAAAAATTGAAAACACCTATCTCGAAGTATCCAGTTTTCAAAAGATCGTCGGTATGTCACTGACCGTAAATTCAATTTTAAAATTTTTGAAGAAATTTGAAGACTATTACCCTAAGCTACTACAATCTAGTCAACATATAGAAATCAATACCTCCATTGTTGAACAGGTAGATGCTGTTGTAGATCGTTTTGGCGATATTAAGGATGATGCCTCTCCTCTACTTTCCACGTTGCGTAAATCCATAAATCAACTCAAAGGCAAGATAAACAGTAGTTTCTCTTCAGCTCTAAACACCTATCACAACTTAGATTATTTAGATGATATTAGAGAATCTGTTGTAGAAAACAAGCGTGTACTTGCTGTAAAAGCTATGTACCGCAGAAAAGTAAAAGGTGCCATTATGGGTGGCAGTAAAACCGGAAGCATAGTTTATATTGAACCGGAAACCACCTTACAACACACCAGGGAACTTAACAATTTAGAGTACGAGGAAAAAGAAGAAGTTATTAAAATTTTAAAAGAACTAACGAATTACATACGTATGTTCTTGCCACTTCTTCACGATTATCAAGAATTTTTAACCAACATAGATCTAATTTCGGCGAAAGCAAAATATGCCAAAAGCATGAACGCCATTTTGCCAGAATTCTCTAAAGAACGCAGTATGCACTTGCGAGATGCCTATCATCCGCTGCTCTATCTGACCAACAAAGAAAATGGAGAACAAACATTTCCGCAAACCATTGGCTTAAAAAAAGAGAGCAGAATTATTGTAATTTCTGGACCCAATGCAGGTGGAAAAAGCATCACACTCAAAACGGTTGGTTTACTTCAGGTGATGTTGCAAAGTGGTATGCTAATTCCTGTACATGAACGCAGCTATGTCTGTTTGTTTGATCGGATTTTGAGCGATATTGGCGATAACCAATCCATTGAAAACCATCTGAGCACCTATAGTTACCGTTTGAAGCAGATGAATTATTTTTTACGAAAAGTCAATAAGAAGACATTATTCTTAATCGATGAATTCGGAACTGGAAGTGATCCTGAATTGGGAGGTGCTTTAGCCGAAACATTTTTAGAAGTATTTTACGAGCGTGAAGCTTTCGGAATCATAACTACGCATTATTCTAACTTAAAATTATTGGCGAATGAATTGCCGCATATTGAAAACGCCAATATGCTTTTTAATGAAAAAACTTTAGAACCAATGTACAAGTTAGTCGTTGGACAAGCAGGAAGTTCATTCACTTTTGAAGTGGCTCAAAAAAATGGCATTCCTTATAGTTTAATCAACAAATCGAAAAAGAAGATCGAACGAGGTAAGGTTCGTTTTGATGCCACTATTGCAAAACTTCAGAAAGAACGAAGCAAGTTAGAACGCACCGAACGTTCGCTAAAAGAGAATGAAAAGAAAAAATTATCGGAAGCAGATAAACTTGAAGAAGTGAACGCAAAGGTTCAGAAAAAATTAGAAAGTTTTCAAGAACTCTATGATTCCAATCAGCGCTTAATTTACTTAGGTCAAAAGGTCAATGACATCTCAGAAAAATATTTTGAAGATAAGAAAAAGCGCGAGTTGATGGCAGAATTATTCAGATTGGTTCAAATCGAAAATTCGAAACGCAAAAAGGTTTCTGCCAAGCAAAAACGTGCCGAAAAACATAAGGAAAGACAAGTCAAACAAGAAGCGGAGAAAAAAGTTGAAGTCATTCGTAAAAAGAAAAAAGAAGAGAAAAGAAAGAAAAAAGAAAAACCTGAACCACCAAAAGCTATCTTAAAAGTGGGTGACCGCGTAAGATTGCACGATGGCAGAGCTGTTGGAAGTATTGATTCTATCGAGAAAAAGAAAGCAAACGTTAATTATGGTATGTTTACAACTAATGTTAGCCTTGATCAATTGGAATTGGTCGAAGCCGCTAAGAAGTAA
- a CDS encoding YfcC family protein, producing MKNLKFPSAQTILFIIAGLVTLLTWFIPAGKYDTLSYDSATDKFTRLSLDKEISLDASQVSLDDLNINIPIEKFTNGDIYKPINIPGTYNKLDAKPQNFFDFITSPIKGIIEAADIIFLVLIIGGLIGVLNKSGAFDAAIGQLATVLKGRESLLIVLVTSLVALGGTTFGFAEETIAFFPILIPVFLAAEYDAMVGVASIFLGSAIGTMCSTINPFSTIIASDAAGISWTTGLYGRIFMLLLCLSITVIYIMRYAKRVKNDPTKSLIFDQRHEIAELFALKDSSNINFNWRLKLALFIFTCSFILMIIGVSMLDWWFIEMTTVFLVGAILIGFIIQISEAEFIETFVKGAGDLLGVALIIGIARGVTVLMTDGLISDTLLYYASDITTGMNKGVFAGSMTMIYSGLSFFIPSSSGMAVLTMPIMAPLADTVGVGREVVVNTYQYGLGLFYLINPTGLILASLAVAKINFSKWLKFIMPLFILLIIVTLTVLAVSSYL from the coding sequence ATGAAAAATCTAAAATTCCCTTCTGCACAAACTATATTATTCATTATTGCAGGTTTAGTAACACTTTTAACTTGGTTTATTCCAGCAGGAAAATATGATACTTTAAGTTATGATTCTGCAACGGACAAATTTACACGTTTAAGTCTAGATAAAGAAATAAGCCTTGATGCTTCTCAAGTGTCTCTAGATGATTTGAATATTAATATACCTATAGAAAAGTTTACCAATGGAGATATATACAAACCCATTAATATTCCTGGAACTTACAATAAACTAGACGCTAAACCACAAAATTTTTTCGATTTTATAACTTCTCCAATTAAAGGTATTATTGAGGCTGCAGATATCATTTTTCTAGTATTAATCATTGGCGGTTTAATTGGCGTTTTAAACAAATCTGGTGCTTTTGATGCTGCCATAGGACAATTAGCAACGGTATTAAAAGGTAGAGAATCCTTACTGATAGTTCTTGTAACTTCTTTGGTTGCTTTAGGTGGTACCACCTTCGGTTTTGCAGAAGAAACCATTGCCTTCTTCCCTATTTTAATTCCTGTTTTTTTAGCCGCTGAATATGATGCTATGGTTGGTGTGGCCAGTATTTTCTTAGGGTCAGCGATTGGTACCATGTGTTCCACCATAAATCCATTCTCTACCATTATTGCAAGTGATGCGGCTGGTATCAGTTGGACAACCGGTTTGTACGGTCGTATTTTTATGTTGCTTTTATGTTTATCCATAACCGTGATTTATATTATGCGCTATGCCAAACGTGTTAAAAACGATCCGACAAAATCCTTGATCTTTGATCAAAGACATGAAATTGCAGAATTATTTGCTCTAAAAGATAGCTCTAATATTAATTTTAACTGGCGATTAAAACTCGCCTTATTTATTTTTACATGCTCATTTATCCTTATGATTATCGGTGTTTCAATGCTCGATTGGTGGTTTATAGAAATGACGACTGTTTTCTTGGTTGGAGCTATACTTATTGGATTTATTATTCAAATCAGTGAAGCCGAATTTATTGAAACTTTTGTGAAAGGCGCAGGAGACCTGTTAGGTGTAGCGCTAATCATAGGAATAGCAAGAGGTGTTACTGTTTTAATGACCGATGGTTTAATAAGCGACACTTTATTGTATTACGCTAGCGATATTACCACAGGTATGAATAAAGGGGTTTTTGCGGGTTCAATGACCATGATTTATTCTGGATTATCATTTTTTATTCCCAGTTCTTCAGGAATGGCTGTTTTAACGATGCCCATAATGGCGCCCTTGGCAGATACAGTCGGAGTAGGTCGTGAAGTCGTTGTTAATACTTATCAATATGGATTAGGACTTTTCTATCTTATAAATCCAACTGGGTTAATTTTAGCATCTCTTGCTGTGGCGAAGATTAATTTTAGCAAATGGTTAAAATTTATAATGCCATTATTTATACTTTTAATTATTGTAACCTTAACAGTATTAGCGGTGTCTTCATACTTATAA
- a CDS encoding uracil-DNA glycosylase, which produces MNVNIDQSWKKYLNPEFEKPYFKDLVAFVKAEYQNHTCFPKGSDIFNAFNYCTFDDVKVVIIGQDPYHGIGQANGLCFSVSDGISHPPSLINIFKEIEKDLNIPYPKGGNLMPWAAQGVLLLNATLTVRAHNAGSHQNKGWEQFTDAVIKTISAEKNNVVFLLWGGFAKKKKKLIDTTKHIVLESGHPSPLSANRGYWFGNGHFSKTNSQLEQVGEPSIDWKLE; this is translated from the coding sequence ATGAATGTAAATATAGACCAAAGCTGGAAAAAATATCTCAATCCTGAATTTGAAAAACCTTATTTTAAAGATTTGGTAGCTTTTGTAAAAGCTGAATATCAAAATCATACCTGCTTCCCAAAGGGATCTGATATTTTTAATGCCTTTAACTACTGTACTTTTGATGATGTTAAAGTCGTCATTATTGGTCAAGATCCCTATCATGGAATTGGTCAGGCAAATGGTTTGTGTTTTTCTGTTAGTGATGGTATTTCGCATCCGCCGTCCTTAATTAATATATTCAAAGAGATTGAAAAAGACCTTAATATCCCTTATCCTAAAGGTGGGAACCTAATGCCGTGGGCAGCACAAGGTGTATTGCTATTAAACGCCACTTTAACCGTAAGAGCGCATAATGCTGGAAGCCATCAGAATAAGGGTTGGGAGCAATTTACCGATGCCGTAATTAAAACGATAAGTGCAGAAAAAAATAATGTTGTGTTTTTACTTTGGGGCGGATTTGCCAAAAAGAAAAAGAAATTAATTGATACGACTAAGCATATTGTATTGGAAAGTGGACATCCCTCTCCGTTAAGTGCCAATAGAGGCTATTGGTTTGGAAATGGACATTTTAGTAAAACTAACTCCCAGTTGGAGCAAGTTGGCGAGCCTTCAATCGATTGGAAACTAGAGTAG
- a CDS encoding substrate-binding domain-containing protein, with amino-acid sequence MKKVNIGGVPEHFNLAWYLTLKNGEYKDQDINLRWHDYHGGTGEMNKALRSGEIDMAVILTEGIIKDIIDGNPSKIVQTFVETPLIWGIHVATDSKFKTIEDIKGSRAAISRYGSGSHLMAYINAKNNDWDLQEDLNFEVIKNLDGAIRGLTEDKADYFMWEKFTTKPIVDDGIFRRIANCPSPWPCFVIAVRDEFIENNEDTLKIILDIVNQTTAEFKSIPSIDKTIANRYEQELEDVQEWLSLTEWSQNVMDKKTIANVQEQLFDLNIIPKKVDYTELVHEVKR; translated from the coding sequence ATGAAAAAAGTAAACATAGGAGGCGTACCAGAACACTTCAATTTAGCCTGGTATTTAACACTAAAAAATGGCGAATATAAAGATCAAGACATCAATTTAAGGTGGCACGATTATCATGGTGGAACTGGTGAAATGAATAAAGCGCTTCGTTCTGGCGAAATTGATATGGCCGTCATATTAACTGAAGGAATCATAAAAGATATTATTGATGGTAATCCTTCAAAAATTGTACAGACTTTTGTTGAAACGCCTTTAATCTGGGGAATTCATGTCGCAACAGATTCAAAATTCAAAACTATTGAAGATATAAAAGGAAGCCGAGCTGCAATTAGCAGATACGGTTCTGGTTCGCATCTCATGGCTTACATCAATGCAAAAAATAATGATTGGGATTTACAAGAGGATCTCAATTTTGAAGTCATAAAAAATTTAGATGGTGCTATAAGAGGTTTAACAGAGGACAAAGCCGATTATTTTATGTGGGAAAAATTCACCACCAAACCAATCGTTGATGATGGTATTTTTAGACGTATTGCAAATTGTCCGTCGCCTTGGCCCTGTTTTGTTATCGCCGTTCGTGATGAGTTTATTGAAAATAATGAAGATACCTTAAAAATTATTCTAGATATTGTAAACCAAACTACAGCGGAATTCAAATCCATACCAAGTATTGATAAAACCATTGCAAATCGATATGAGCAAGAATTGGAAGATGTACAAGAGTGGTTGTCACTCACTGAATGGTCTCAGAATGTTATGGATAAAAAGACCATAGCAAATGTACAAGAGCAACTATTTGACTTAAATATTATTCCGAAAAAAGTGGATTATACCGAATTAGTACATGAGGTAAAACGTTAA
- a CDS encoding nucleoside phosphorylase encodes MAIKDSELILNPDGSVYHLNLKPEDISDTIIFVGDQDRVEKITKHFDSIEFSTQKREFKTQTGYYQDKRITVISTGIGPDNIDIVLNELDALVNIDLKTRKVKTELSSLNIIRIGTSGSLQKDIPVDAFLISTHALDINGMLHFYQIDGISNPEIEDEFIKHTNWDKNKARPIIINNSKYLEKYFDENSIFKGMTGTAGGFYGPQGRVLRLPLQDAGLNSKLDNFSYKDFRITNFEMETSVIYGLSKLLGHEALSLNAIIANRATGDFSKDPKKTVDKLILYALERIVNI; translated from the coding sequence ATGGCAATTAAAGATTCAGAACTGATATTAAATCCAGATGGAAGTGTTTATCATTTAAATCTGAAGCCAGAAGATATTTCAGACACCATTATTTTTGTGGGTGACCAAGATCGGGTTGAGAAAATCACGAAACATTTTGACAGTATTGAATTTAGCACACAAAAACGTGAGTTTAAAACACAAACGGGCTATTATCAAGATAAGCGAATCACGGTTATCTCTACAGGCATTGGTCCAGATAATATCGATATTGTTCTCAATGAATTGGATGCCTTAGTCAATATCGATTTAAAAACCCGGAAAGTTAAAACAGAATTATCCAGTCTTAACATTATTAGAATCGGCACTTCTGGATCTTTGCAAAAAGATATTCCTGTTGATGCATTTTTAATCAGCACACATGCTTTGGATATCAATGGCATGTTGCATTTTTATCAGATTGATGGCATTTCTAATCCTGAAATTGAAGACGAGTTCATTAAGCATACCAATTGGGATAAAAATAAAGCAAGACCTATAATTATCAATAACAGTAAATATCTTGAAAAATACTTCGATGAAAATAGCATTTTTAAAGGTATGACAGGCACTGCTGGAGGATTTTATGGGCCACAAGGTCGTGTGTTGCGTTTACCATTGCAAGATGCAGGTCTCAATTCAAAATTAGATAACTTTAGCTATAAAGACTTCAGAATTACCAACTTTGAAATGGAAACCTCTGTGATTTATGGCCTATCGAAGTTATTAGGCCACGAAGCCTTATCGCTTAATGCTATTATTGCCAATAGAGCGACTGGTGATTTTAGTAAAGATCCCAAAAAAACGGTTGATAAATTGATTTTATATGCTTTGGAGCGTATTGTGAATATTTAA
- a CDS encoding DUF1835 domain-containing protein: MAKNGLHITNGDVLTDYLRELDFTEDILTWQEMLCEGPTIPKIDSKEFFDIRSEFLKSYYDIEVNSNELQAELSKLNHIDKYDEINLWFEFDLFCHINLLGIINLLHQRNIDKPLYLICSGRIKGEKNLKGLAELSPTQIKTHYKEKVLLTKEDIELAIALWRTYCGKDHNIFKPYIVKTSNFKYLSSCLKAHLKRFPHHQSGLGTLEAHILNLVKQNNVKSENHLLGYCLNYQGYYGYSDMQLKRKIEELDMFFNKTENQITLNRKGHEALLKQHNFASEVNNDMTYGGVNRLEYQFNEEQNKLIQTINHGN, encoded by the coding sequence ATGGCAAAAAATGGTTTACATATTACCAATGGTGATGTTCTTACGGATTATTTACGGGAACTTGATTTTACTGAAGACATACTTACCTGGCAAGAAATGTTATGCGAAGGCCCAACGATTCCGAAAATAGATTCCAAAGAATTCTTTGATATACGAAGTGAGTTTTTAAAATCTTATTATGATATAGAAGTTAATTCCAATGAGCTTCAAGCTGAATTGTCTAAATTAAACCATATTGATAAATATGATGAAATCAACCTGTGGTTTGAATTCGATTTATTCTGCCATATTAATTTGTTGGGCATTATAAATTTGTTGCACCAAAGAAATATTGATAAACCATTATATCTTATCTGTAGCGGACGTATCAAAGGTGAAAAGAATTTAAAAGGCCTAGCGGAATTGAGTCCTACGCAGATTAAAACACATTATAAAGAAAAGGTATTATTAACTAAAGAAGATATCGAATTGGCAATTGCGCTATGGCGAACCTATTGTGGAAAAGACCACAATATTTTTAAACCCTATATTGTTAAAACCTCTAATTTCAAATACCTGAGCAGTTGTTTAAAAGCACATCTAAAACGTTTTCCGCATCATCAGAGTGGATTGGGAACGCTTGAAGCCCATATCTTAAATTTAGTAAAACAAAACAACGTTAAATCCGAAAATCATTTATTAGGCTATTGCTTAAATTATCAAGGCTATTACGGCTATAGCGATATGCAACTAAAGCGTAAAATTGAGGAATTAGATATGTTTTTCAACAAAACTGAAAATCAAATTACACTTAATAGAAAGGGACATGAAGCCTTACTAAAACAGCATAATTTTGCCTCAGAAGTCAATAACGATATGACTTATGGTGGTGTAAACCGTTTGGAATATCAATTTAACGAAGAACAAAATAAACTTATTCAAACCATAAATCATGGCAATTAA
- a CDS encoding translation initiation factor, which yields MDLQDQLKNLFPDHTPEPTDNPEDSKESLWLQDDPILCKYEKRKGKPTTILEGYTGATEDFKKLAKELKTKLSVGGSFKDDKIIIQGDYRDKIMSMLKDKGFNVKRVGG from the coding sequence ATGGATTTACAAGATCAATTAAAAAATCTATTCCCAGACCATACACCAGAACCAACGGACAACCCTGAAGATTCAAAAGAGAGTTTATGGTTACAAGATGACCCAATACTTTGTAAGTACGAAAAAAGAAAGGGAAAACCTACAACTATTCTGGAAGGCTATACAGGTGCAACAGAAGACTTTAAGAAATTAGCCAAAGAACTTAAAACTAAACTGAGCGTCGGAGGAAGTTTTAAGGATGACAAAATTATAATCCAAGGCGATTACAGGGATAAAATAATGTCGATGCTGAAAGATAAAGGGTTTAACGTTAAACGTGTTGGAGGTTAA
- a CDS encoding isopenicillin N synthase family dioxygenase, translated as MDRIPSVDLKDFISDDPKRKQKFIDEIGKAYEDIGFVALKGHFLDDTLVDNLYDEVKNFFNLPLEVKESYEIPGIGGQRGYVSFGKESAKGKKEGDLKEFWHFGQYVEDDPERRKEYPENVEVKELENFNKIGKQTYQMLEKTAKYVLRALALYLDLEETYFDDYIHNGNSILRPIHYPPITSEPKNAVRAAAHGDINLITLLMGAQGRGLQVKRNDGEWIDAIAEPDELMINVGDMLSRHSNNKLKSTIHRVINPPRELWGTSRYSMPFFMHPVSEMKLDVLESCIDEDNPKQFEDITAGEFLNERLIELGLIKK; from the coding sequence ATGGATAGAATACCTAGCGTAGATTTAAAGGATTTCATTTCTGACGATCCAAAACGAAAGCAAAAGTTTATAGACGAAATAGGAAAAGCTTATGAAGATATAGGTTTCGTCGCTTTAAAGGGACATTTCCTAGACGACACTTTAGTCGATAATTTATATGATGAAGTTAAGAATTTTTTCAACTTGCCTTTGGAAGTAAAAGAAAGCTACGAAATACCAGGAATTGGTGGCCAACGCGGTTACGTGTCTTTTGGTAAAGAAAGTGCCAAAGGAAAAAAAGAAGGGGATTTGAAGGAGTTCTGGCACTTTGGGCAATATGTTGAAGATGATCCGGAAAGACGCAAGGAATATCCTGAAAATGTTGAAGTTAAGGAATTGGAGAATTTTAATAAAATAGGAAAACAAACCTATCAAATGCTCGAAAAAACAGCTAAATATGTTTTGAGAGCGTTGGCGCTATACCTTGATTTAGAGGAGACGTATTTTGATGACTATATTCATAATGGAAATTCAATATTACGACCAATTCATTATCCACCAATTACTTCAGAACCAAAAAACGCCGTAAGAGCTGCAGCTCATGGTGATATTAATTTAATTACTTTATTAATGGGTGCGCAAGGCCGTGGGCTGCAGGTAAAACGCAACGATGGCGAATGGATTGATGCGATTGCAGAACCAGACGAATTAATGATCAATGTTGGCGATATGTTATCGAGACATTCCAATAATAAATTGAAATCCACAATTCATCGTGTTATAAATCCACCAAGAGAACTTTGGGGCACATCGCGCTACTCTATGCCATTTTTTATGCATCCTGTAAGCGAAATGAAATTAGATGTTCTAGAAAGTTGTATCGATGAAGATAACCCAAAGCAATTTGAGGATATCACAGCTGGCGAATTCCTAAATGAACGTTTAATTGAGCTTGGACTTATTAAAAAATAG
- a CDS encoding alpha-ketoacid dehydrogenase subunit alpha/beta has translation MPTITKSNIAYDKRNLSDKMLLELYYNMLKPRLIEEKMLILLRQGKVSKWFSGIGQEAISVGVTMALKPSEYILPMHRNLGVFTTREVPLHRLFCQWQGKASGFTKGRDRSFHFGTQEYNIVGMISHLGPQLGVADGIALGNLLKKNGNVTAVFTGEGGTSEGDFHEALNVASVWQLPVIFCIENNGYGLSTPTNEQYHCKHLADRGKGYGIESFVLDGNDVIETYTKVQKLAESIRKRPRPILIEFKTFRRRGHEEASGTKYVPQELMDEWEAKDPIENFRSFLYSKKILSPTIDEAYVSEIKSEIDTALESAYAEPEIIPNESTELNDVYKSFVYNEHSPNNAVKELRLVDAISEGLKQSMRKHKDLVIMGQDIAEYGGVFKITEGFVEEFGKDRVRNTPICESAIVETAMGLSISGIKSVVEMQFADFVTSGFNPVVNYLAKSHYRWQQEADVVVRMPCGGGVAAGPFHSQTNEAWFTKTPGLKVVYPAFPYDAKGLLVTAINDPNPVLFFEHKALYRSIRQDVPTDYFTIPFGEAALLKEGESVTIITYGAGVHWALETLEKNPNISADLIDLRTLQPLDKEAIFNSVKKTGRAIILQEDSLFGGIASDLSAMLMENCFEYLDAPIKRVASMETPIPFIGHLEEQYLAKGKFEVALQELLSY, from the coding sequence ATGCCAACAATCACAAAAAGTAACATAGCCTACGACAAAAGAAATTTAAGTGATAAGATGCTCCTAGAGCTTTATTACAACATGCTAAAACCTCGTTTGATAGAAGAAAAAATGCTTATTCTATTGCGGCAAGGTAAAGTTTCTAAGTGGTTTTCTGGAATAGGACAAGAAGCCATTTCAGTAGGTGTAACCATGGCTCTCAAACCTAGTGAGTATATTTTGCCCATGCATAGGAATCTTGGTGTTTTTACAACACGGGAAGTTCCATTGCATCGTTTATTTTGTCAATGGCAAGGTAAAGCGAGTGGATTTACAAAAGGTAGGGATCGCTCGTTTCACTTTGGAACACAAGAGTATAATATTGTTGGGATGATTTCACATTTGGGACCACAATTAGGTGTTGCAGATGGCATAGCTTTAGGAAATTTATTAAAGAAAAACGGGAATGTCACTGCCGTTTTTACTGGTGAAGGCGGAACGAGTGAAGGCGATTTTCACGAAGCCCTAAATGTGGCTTCCGTTTGGCAGTTACCAGTAATTTTCTGTATTGAGAATAATGGTTATGGACTTTCTACACCAACTAATGAGCAATATCACTGTAAGCATTTGGCTGATAGAGGCAAAGGTTATGGTATTGAATCATTTGTTTTAGATGGCAATGATGTGATTGAAACCTACACTAAAGTTCAAAAATTGGCAGAGAGTATTAGGAAACGTCCACGTCCGATTTTGATAGAATTTAAAACCTTTAGACGCAGAGGCCATGAAGAGGCCAGTGGAACAAAATATGTACCTCAGGAGTTGATGGATGAATGGGAAGCCAAAGATCCCATAGAAAACTTTAGAAGCTTTTTGTACAGCAAAAAAATTCTAAGCCCTACTATAGATGAAGCTTATGTTTCTGAAATAAAGTCTGAAATTGACACCGCTTTAGAATCTGCTTATGCAGAACCTGAGATAATTCCAAACGAATCTACGGAGCTAAATGATGTTTACAAATCATTTGTTTATAATGAACATTCACCAAATAATGCGGTAAAAGAACTCCGTTTAGTTGATGCTATTTCCGAAGGTTTAAAGCAATCCATGCGAAAGCATAAAGACCTCGTCATTATGGGGCAGGATATCGCGGAATATGGAGGTGTTTTTAAAATTACGGAAGGTTTTGTCGAGGAATTTGGAAAAGACAGAGTTAGAAACACACCAATTTGTGAATCGGCAATTGTGGAAACCGCTATGGGTTTATCCATTTCGGGAATTAAGTCGGTTGTAGAAATGCAATTTGCGGATTTTGTGACTTCGGGATTTAATCCTGTAGTTAACTACTTGGCAAAATCGCATTACAGATGGCAACAGGAAGCCGATGTCGTGGTGAGAATGCCATGTGGTGGAGGCGTAGCAGCTGGTCCTTTTCATTCGCAAACCAATGAAGCTTGGTTTACCAAAACACCTGGTTTGAAAGTAGTATATCCTGCTTTTCCTTATGATGCCAAAGGTTTGTTAGTAACAGCCATAAACGATCCAAATCCAGTATTGTTTTTTGAGCATAAGGCGTTGTATAGAAGTATTCGACAAGACGTACCAACAGATTATTTTACCATTCCATTCGGAGAAGCTGCTTTGTTAAAAGAAGGAGAATCAGTTACGATTATTACTTATGGCGCAGGAGTACATTGGGCTTTAGAAACTTTAGAAAAGAACCCTAATATTTCAGCCGATTTAATTGACTTAAGAACCTTGCAACCTTTGGATAAGGAAGCCATTTTTAATTCTGTTAAAAAGACAGGACGAGCAATTATTCTTCAAGAAGACTCGTTGTTTGGAGGTATTGCCAGCGATCTTTCTGCCATGCTTATGGAAAACTGTTTTGAATATTTGGATGCACCAATAAAACGAGTCGCTAGTATGGAAACGCCGATTCCTTTTATTGGACATTTGGAGGAACAGTATTTGGCAAAAGGAAAGTTTGAAGTTGCACTGCAAGAACTTCTAAGCTATTAA